The proteins below are encoded in one region of Longimicrobiales bacterium:
- a CDS encoding carboxypeptidase-like regulatory domain-containing protein, giving the protein MLRIRIACLLFAAVLISASDATAQRVQGRVTDQDTGLPVAGAFVSLLEPAGRALTAILTDAAGVYHLTAPAAGSFRVRVERLGHASTTTEPLQVGI; this is encoded by the coding sequence ATGCTCCGCATCCGCATCGCCTGCCTGCTGTTCGCCGCCGTCCTGATCAGTGCGTCTGACGCGACCGCACAGCGCGTCCAGGGCAGGGTGACCGACCAGGACACCGGCCTGCCGGTGGCCGGGGCATTCGTGAGCCTGCTCGAGCCCGCGGGGCGAGCGCTCACCGCCATCCTCACGGACGCGGCCGGCGTGTACCACCTGACCGCACCGGCCGCCGGGAGTTTCCGCGTGCGGGTCGAGCGGCTCGGCCACGCCAGCACCACGACGGAGCCGCTGCAGGTCGGCATCGA
- a CDS encoding multicopper oxidase family protein: MTVAVATLLALAGSSVFQGAALPQPRAATPPVAVYDALRAPGTLPNRSHEPRTVEVEITAAPVQVSLIDGATTEAWAYNGAVPGPTLDVREGDRVVVRFRNALPEETTVHWHGLHVPFAMDGSPFHPVAAGAEATFEFTVPYGSAGTYWYHPHPHHRTRYQVAKGLYGALVVRAADDPLAGIEEKLIILSDARFLPDASVDLPARTTPQGRIDFENGWEGDVLFVNAQRAPSIEVRAGTVQRWRIINASAARVYRLAIPGHRLLHVGSDGGLFEHPVETDDILLASSERAEVLVRATGAPGDVATLQSLPYDRYIPQTRPPGWEQTRDLLTIRYTDEPAASPAALPTTLRRIEWLDTTQVATTRTIAMTQGFLNGRVMDLARVDEQATLGATEIWRLENLVGMDHPFHLHGFQFQVLDRNGVPVDQPRWEDTVNVPKHETVRFVVRFTDFAGKWMFHCHILDHEENGMMGILEVR, from the coding sequence ATGACAGTGGCCGTTGCGACCCTGCTCGCTCTGGCCGGGTCGTCCGTGTTCCAGGGCGCTGCGCTGCCGCAGCCGCGCGCCGCGACTCCCCCCGTTGCCGTGTACGACGCGCTGCGCGCGCCCGGCACTCTCCCCAACCGGTCGCACGAGCCGCGCACCGTCGAGGTCGAGATCACCGCCGCACCGGTGCAGGTCTCACTCATCGATGGTGCGACCACAGAGGCGTGGGCGTACAACGGCGCGGTGCCGGGACCGACACTGGATGTGCGCGAGGGCGATCGGGTCGTCGTCCGCTTCCGCAACGCGCTGCCGGAGGAAACGACCGTGCACTGGCACGGGCTGCACGTTCCGTTTGCCATGGATGGCAGCCCGTTCCATCCGGTTGCGGCGGGTGCGGAGGCCACGTTCGAGTTCACGGTGCCGTACGGCAGTGCCGGCACGTACTGGTACCACCCGCATCCACACCACCGCACGCGCTACCAGGTGGCCAAAGGGCTGTACGGTGCGCTCGTCGTGCGTGCCGCGGACGATCCGCTCGCGGGGATCGAGGAAAAGCTGATCATCCTGTCCGACGCGCGCTTCCTGCCGGACGCATCCGTCGACCTGCCGGCGCGCACCACGCCGCAGGGCCGCATCGACTTCGAGAACGGCTGGGAAGGCGACGTCCTGTTCGTCAACGCCCAGCGTGCGCCGAGCATCGAGGTGCGGGCAGGCACGGTGCAGCGCTGGCGCATCATCAACGCGTCAGCCGCGCGCGTGTACCGCCTCGCGATTCCCGGCCACCGCCTGCTGCACGTCGGCAGCGACGGCGGCCTCTTCGAGCATCCCGTCGAAACCGACGATATCCTGCTCGCGAGCTCGGAGCGCGCGGAAGTGCTCGTGCGTGCGACGGGCGCGCCGGGCGACGTCGCAACCCTGCAGTCGCTTCCGTACGACCGCTACATCCCGCAGACGCGACCGCCCGGCTGGGAACAGACACGCGACCTGCTCACGATCCGCTACACGGACGAGCCCGCTGCATCGCCTGCTGCCTTGCCAACCACACTGCGCAGGATCGAGTGGCTCGACACAACGCAGGTCGCCACAACGCGCACGATCGCCATGACGCAGGGCTTCCTCAACGGTCGCGTCATGGACCTCGCCCGCGTGGACGAGCAGGCGACGCTGGGCGCCACGGAGATCTGGCGCCTCGAGAACCTCGTCGGCATGGACCACCCGTTCCACCTGCACGGCTTCCAGTTCCAGGTGCTCGACCGCAACGGTGTGCCCGTCGATCAGCCGCGCTGGGAGGACACCGTGAACGTGCCGAAGCACGAGACCGTCCGCTTCGTCGTGCGCTTCACCGATTTCGCGGGCAAGTGGATGTTCCACTGCCACATCCTCGATCACGAGGAGAACGGCATGATGGGCATACTCGAAGTGCGCTGA